One window of Salifodinibacter halophilus genomic DNA carries:
- a CDS encoding MFS transporter has protein sequence GLIVVFSALGGTTGSFITGQLFARIGGGAFYLSLVPMTLLVLTIALLKRQSARAEAAAA, from the coding sequence CCGGGCTGATCGTGGTGTTCTCCGCGCTCGGCGGCACCACCGGTTCGTTCATCACCGGCCAGTTGTTCGCGCGCATCGGCGGCGGCGCGTTCTATCTGTCGCTGGTGCCGATGACGCTGCTGGTGCTGACCATCGCCTTGCTGAAACGGCAGTCGGCGCGCGCCGAAGCCGCTGCCGCCTGA